From Acidobacteriota bacterium:
AGCGCAGAGGACGGTGTCCCTCAAGGTTTCAAGGCCCAGGGCGGAAGAAATCACCAGGTGATAAAGCCGGCGATCTTTCCAGTCCTCACCGTAGTAGCGGCTGATATACGTGGCACGCCGGCGGTCCGTTTCTTCCATGACGCGCTCGGCATCCGTGCCAGGCGCAAGCCGCTCGCGCAATCGCAGGACTTTTTCACGGCAGGGGCCGAAGACGGAAACATGAAAGACTTCAGGCCGCTTGCGCAGGATGCATTGGCCGCCACGACCCACAATCACGCAATGCCCCAGCGTCGCAGCCTCGCGAATGATTTCTCCAGCAAGTTTTGCCATGCCCTCGGAATCCAGGATTCTGGCGTCAACTGTGGTGGCAAGTCCTTCATACCCGCCCTGCCACAGCCCCTTGACCAGCCGATAAAACCAGGGGTCAATAGACTCGTCGAGGCGCGCC
This genomic window contains:
- a CDS encoding cytidylate kinase-like family protein, producing the protein MFNAITVSREYGSGGGKLAETLAERLGWKLVDKSLVVEVATRAKIDPETAARLDESIDPWFYRLVKGLWQGGYEGLATTVDARILDSEGMAKLAGEIIREAATLGHCVIVGRGGQCILRKRPEVFHVSVFGPCREKVLRLRERLAPGTDAERVMEETDRRRATYISRYYGEDWKDRRLYHLVISSALGLETLRDTVLCAAGLIPRAS